The genomic DNA AGGAGCACGGCACGCTGCTGATCAGCGACGAGATCTACCACGGCGTGACCTACGGGACGCGCGCCGCCAGCGCGTGGGAGACCTCGCGCAGCGCCGTCCTCGTCGGCAGCTTCAGCAAGTACTTCTCGATGACCGGCTGGCGCGTCGGCTGGCTCGTGGTGCCCCCCGAGCTGGTGCGCCCCCTGGAACTGCTCGTCGGCAACCTCAACATCTGCCCGCCCGCGATCAGCCAGGTGGCGGCGCTCGGGGCCCTGGCGCCAGAGGCGAGCGCCGAGCTGGAGGGGCACGTGCGCCGGTACGCACAGAACCGTGACCTGCTCCTACGCCGGGCCCCGGAGATCAGGGTCACGTCGATGGCGCCGCCGGACGGGGCGTTCTACCTGTACGCCGACGTCAGCCACCTCACCGGCGACTCGATGGCGTGGTGCTTCCAGGTGCTCGCCGACACCGGCGTGGCGCTGACCCCCGGCGCCGACTTCGACACGCGATCCGGCGGCCAGTTCGTGCGGCTCAGCTTCGCCGGGTCCACCGCCGAGGTGGGCGAGGCGATGACCCGGCTCGCGGCGTACGTCGCGGGCCGCTAACCTCCCGCGCATGGGTACGCACGAGAGCAAGGGCGAGCCGGTCCCCTACACGGCGCCCGATTACGACCCCGACAACTCCGGCCGGCCCGCCGCCGACGTCCCCCAGGACGCGTCCGCGACCCCGCCGAGCAGCGACGCGGCGGGCGAGCAGGCAGAGCTCGCCAAGGAGCCGCAACCGTACGTCGACCCGGCGTACGACCCCGACAAGGGCTGAGGGCTCGGCGGAACGGCGACAGGCCGCCGCTCAGACCGTGACCGGGGTCCGCCGCCCGACGAGGTTCATCACGACGCACCGGAACACGGGCTCCCCCGAGGGGTCGCGCAGTTCGGCGAGGGTGCGCACGAGGCCGCGGTCGTCCTGGGTCCGGCTGCTGCGCGCGTCCAGCACGGTGACGCGCAGGCGGAGTTTGTCGCCGGGGCGGACGGGGCGCAGCCAGCGGAGTTCGTCGACGCCGGGGGCGCCGAGGCTGGCGGTGTGCGACAGGTAGTGCTCGGCGAAGAGCCGCATCATGGCCGCGCAGGTCTGCCAGCCGCTGGCGATCAGCCCCTGGAAGGGCCCCGCCGCGGCGGCCTGTGGATCCACGTGAAACGTCTGGGGGTCCCACCGCCGGCCGAAGTCGATGATGTCCGCCTCGTCGAGGGTGATCTCGCCGTATTCGTAGACTCCGCCGGGCACGTAGTCCTCGAACCGCCGGTCGGCGATCGTTGCGTCGAACTCTGCCTGATCGAGCAGCCGTGTCATGGGCAACCTCCTTCTGCGCCGCGCCGCCGGGTTCCGACGTCCATGGCCTGGGTGGCGGATCCAGAGCGTGGGCGGCGTCGGCGACCGCCGCTCCGCGATCCTGCCGATCCCGCCGAGATCCCGGAGCGGTCTACCGAGCCCGCCAATCCCGCCGGACCCTGCTGCCATGATGGCCGATTCGCCCAGCGCCGGACGACAGCGCCGCGGCGAATCGGCCGATCACGTCGCCGTCCGGAATGGTGGATGATCGCCGGGGCGGGCTCAGGGACCGCCGCCACGAGCTGAGCGCCGCGGACAGCCGGGATCGTCAGAACGGCGGGGGTCCTGGGTCTGATGGTGCCGCCGCGCGCTCATCGACGGTGCGACCGGTGGCGGCCGTGGGGTGGGCGCGGGGTCGACCTGCGGGGCGGGTGGCGGCAGTGCGCCCTGTCTCGGAGTGCTCGACCGGGGGCGCCTCACCGGACGCGACGATGGCCGCATCGCTGCGGTTCCGGTGGTCGCTTGAGGGACGGCCGGGGGGACGGCCGGGGGCCTGCGGGTCGTACTGCATGGGATACGTCGTGTATTGCCGGCCCGTGCCGGTTGTCCAGACGATCGTCCCGTCAGCGCTCTGGCGGGTGGTCCACTGGCCGCGGGTCTTGTGTCCGTGTGGGCGGCGGGACTTCGCTGACAGGTTTGCCGCATGCGTGGCGCCGCCGGAGGCGTGATCCACGTCGTGGTCGAGGTCGCAGCGACGAGCCGGGACGTGACTGTCCGGGGCCCGGCAGGTCCCGTCTCGGACCTGGACCGCCTCGCGCAGCCGCGGGGGTGGGCCATAGCTCGCGGTGGAGAGCTCGATCGCTTCTCCGGTGACCGGATCGGTCACCAAGCGACGCCAGACCGAGCCCGCGCCGTAGGCCAGGTCCCGCACCACCTCGGCAGGCACGTACTCGCCGTTCTCCAAGCGGCCCGGTTCCTCGTCCGCTCCTAGCAGCGAGGCCGCCGAGACCACCACCCGCACGACAGCCGGCGGCAGCCCGCCCGGCAGGAAAGCGACCCAGTCCGGCACTCGCACCTCCCCTGGGATCGGCACCGCCCCCGAGACGGGCACCGGCAAGGGCGCGGGGTCGTCTGCGGTGTCGTCACGCACCCGCTCAGTCGATACGGTCGCGTGAGCACCGTCCTCACGCCCGGCGCGACCGCCAGTCGACCGCTGTGAGGACTGCGGTGAGGACTGCGGTGAGGACTGCGGTGAGGACTGCGGTGAGGACTGCGGTGGCGCCGAGGACCGTGATGGCACCGAGGACGATGAGGACTGCGACGGCGCCGTGGATGGCGTATATCGCGTCGACGGCTGCCCAGCGGGGGCACCCAGCACGGTCACCTCACCTGCGGGGATGGGTGTGCCGAGGGCGGGGATGTCCCCGAAGATGACGAGGTCCAGCATCACGTCGCTGCGCAGCTGGGCCAGCGTGCGCGGATCACCCATCCGGCGGACGGCCCTGGCGATCTCCTCGACCCGCTCGATCGCCGCGGTCACCCGCTCCGCCGAGCCCGATGCGGTGAGCTCTCCCGTGCCGTGGGGGGTCAACGTGGCGAACGCATCACGTCGACTCAGGTCGTCATCCCGCAGCTTCCTGGTCGGGACCCGCAGGGCCAACTGCCGGGCCAGCCGGCGCCGGAAGGTTCCGTAGGACAGCACCGAGCCATCCCGCGTGGGCGCCAACACGGCCGCCGCAATCTCCGCTGCGACCTCCGCCGCGCACTCGCGAGTGTCCTGCTGCCAAGTCCGCGCCATCGCCCAGGTGCAGGCGCCCTCCGTCAGGGCGGTCAACACCCGACCCGCGCGCGTCGGGCTGGCCAAGCCGAGGCGGAGGCGACCGTAGGCATCGGCGACGCCAAGTCCCGTCGCCAACCGCACTTCGTCCGCCACGGCGGACTCAGCCTCGGCCAACTCTCGGTCGCGTGCCGTGCGGGATGCGTCCGGGCCGAGGCACGCCATCGCCTGCTCACGACGCCGACTGGCCAGGAAGCCCGCTGCTCGGGCCGACATCCCGGCCAATGCGGCCGTCGCCCGCTCGTACGCCGCCATCGCGTCGAGCAACCCGTCGTCGTCCAGCAACGCCACCAGCGCCGGGTCGGGCACCATAAGGCTGAAGCACCCATCGCGCCCACCCCGGACATCCATGCGACCCTTCCTCCCAGCGACTATCGTTACTACGTACGATCTTAACCCGTTTGGATGCTTCGGAACAGGCGGCTTTATTTAATTAATTAAGTCCGTATTAAGCGCCACGCACAACTTCCCCACACAGGCACTAACCACAAGCCGGTGCACCAGTACCGCACCGAAAATCCCGTTGCCGACCGGACGCGAACCGCCGAAGGATGGTCAGGTGCCCAGCCCACTCGTCGTACGTCCCGCCGCCGCCTCGGACTGGTCCGCGATCTGGGGGATCATCCGCGAGGTGGCCGCGGCGGAGGAGACGTTCGCGATGGCGGCTCGGCCCGACGAAGAGGAGACCCGGCGATCCTGGATGACCGCGCCGCCGGGGCGTGTCGTCGTCGCCGAGCGTTCGGGCGAGGTCCTCGGTACAGCGAATATGTACGCCAACCGGCCTCACCAGGGGGACCACGTCGCCTCGGGCTCGCTCATGGTCGCCGCGCGGGCCCGCGGCTCGGGCCTGGGTCGAGCGCTGGTCCGGGACCTGATCGCCTGGGCCGCCGGCGAAGGCTCCGCCGCGATTCAGTTCAACGCCGTCGTCGAGACCAACCACACAGCCGTGGCGCTCTACCGATGCGAAGGATTCCGTGTCCTCGGGACCGCCCCGGGCGCCTTTCGGCATCCCCGCGACGGCCGCGTCGGCCTGCACATCATGTGGCGGGACCTGCCCTGACTCCCGCCGATCGGACGCGGCCGCGCCGGGATCAGGGCACCAGCCGATAGCCCTGCCCCGGCTCGGTGAGCAGGTGCGTTGGCGCGCTCGGCGACGGCTCGATCTTGCGGCGCAGCTGGTTGGCGAAGACGCGCAGGTAGTTGGACTCGCGTCGGTACGTCGGGCCCCACACCTCACCCAAGAGCTCGGCATGCGTGACCAGATGCCCCGGCTCGCGCGCCAGCACGGCCAGAATCCGCCACTCGGTGGGGGTCAGCCGGATCGGCGTACCGTCCGCCGCCTCCGCCCGCCGCTCCGCGAAGTCCAGCCGGAAGTCCGCGCACGAGAAGGGGGCTGGCCGTCCGCCACGTCGGTGTGCGCCCGCCGCAACGCGGACCGGATCCGCGCCATCAGCTCGTCCATGGCGAACGGCTTGGTCACGAAGTCGTCCGCGCCGCGGTCAAGGGCCTCGACCTTGTCGTCGGACTCGTGCCGGGCGGACAGCACGATGACCGGTACGGCGCTGCGCTGCCGCAGCCACGCCAGCACCTCGACGCCGTCCCGGTCGGGCAGCCCAAGGTCGAGGACGACAAGGTCCGGCATCTCCTCCTCGATGGCCGCCATCGCGCTGCGGCCATCACCGACGACCACTGAGTCGTACCCCCGCGCCCGCAGGTTGATCCGCAGCGTCCGCGTGATTGCCGGTTCGTCGTCGACGACGAGGATGCGGGTCACGGCGCGGCCCTCCACTCGACCTCGCCAGCCACCGCGCCGCGCGCCGCCGCGTCGCGCACCACCGCGCCGTGCGCCACCGCGCCGTGCGCCACCGCGTCGCGCGCCACGGCGTCGCGGCCGCCGACGCCGGAATCCACAAGGCCGGCCGGCGGCCCCGGCGGCAGGTCGATGGTCATCGTGAGCCCCCCACCCGGGGTGTCGTCCGCGGTCACGCTCGCTCCCATGCTCTCCGCCAGCCCCCCGCGCGACGGCCAGCCCCAACCCGACGCCGTCGCCGGCGGGCACGTCGCCCTGCCGCTGGAACGGTTGGAAGATCTTCTCGTGCTCGGCGCGCGGTACGCCGGGGCCGCTGTCGATCACCCGGATCTGCGTGCGGGCCCCCACCCGGGCCACGTTGACCACGACCTTCGATCGCGCCGGGGCGTGCCGCAGCCCGTTCTCCAGCAGGTTCGCCAGCACGCGGTCGAGCAGGCCCGGGTCCGCGTACGCCAGGCACTCCCCCTGGCTCCACAGCTCCAGGCGGCCGGGGTCGGACACCGCCGCCATCGTCGAGCTCGCCACCTCGGCCCCGTCCACGACGATGCAGTGCGGCCGCATGGCCCCGGTCTCCAGCCGCGACAGGTCGAGCAGGTTGCCCACCAGCGCGTCGAGCCGGTCGGTGCTCTCCTCGATGGCCTCGAGCAGGTCGGCCTGGTCCTCGTCGCTGAACTGCACCTCCTCCGAGCGCAGGCTGGAGACGGCGGCCTTGACCGCGGCCAGCGGGGTGCGCAGGTCGTGCGAGACCGCCGAGAGCAGCGCCTGCCGGGCCTTGTTGTCGGCGGCCAGCGACGTCGCGGCGGCCGCCTCGGCCCGCAGCCGCTGCCGGGTGAGGACGGCGGCGGCGTTCGCGGCGTACGCCGTGACCAGCGACTGGTCCTCCGCCCGCAGGTCGTGGCCGCACAGCAGCAGCACGGTCTCGTCGTCGATCGGCTCGCGGACCTGGGCGTGCTCCACGTCGGAGAGGGTGAACCCGCCGACCGCGGCGAGGATCGTGACCGCTCCGCCCGTGCGCGGCCGCCGCACGATCCCCCCGGAGGTCATCGCCAGCATGTCGAGACACTCGCGGAGCAGCAGGGGCAGGGGCTCGGTGGACGACAGCATCGCGTGGGTGATCTGGGTGAGGCTGGCGGACTCGCGTTGTGCCGCGCGGGCCTCCTCCGTACGTCGTGCGGACAGGTGCACCACGGCGGCCACGGCGGCCGCGATCATCAGGTAGACGCTCAGCGCCAGCACGTTCTGCCGGTCGGAGACGGTGAAGGTGTGCGTCGGCGGCGTGAAGAAGAAGTTGAGGAGCAGGGTCCCCAACACCGCGCTGACCAGCGCCGGGAGCAGTCCGCCGACGAGCGCCACCCCGACCGATACCCCCAGATACAGCAGCACGTCCAGGGGCAGGTCCACGGCCTCGCCGAGCAGGTGCAGCAGCCCGGTCAGCGCGATCGGCCCTAGGACCGCACCGACCCAGCCCGCCACGAGCCGCCGTCGGCCCAGGCTCCACCGCGAGCGGCTCGTCGGGGGCACCGTCGTGTGCGCGTGCGTCACCAGGTGGACGTCGATGTCGCCAGACCCCGCCACGACGGAGGCCCCCACCCCGCGCGACCACAACCGCGCCCACCGGCTCCGGGTGCTGGCACCCACCACGATCTGGCTGGCATTGACGCGGCGCGCGAAAGCCAGAATGGCCTCGGCGATGTCGTCGCCGGAGATGGCGTGGAACTCCCCGCCCAGTTCCCGGGTCAGCGTGCGCTGCGCCGCGATCGCCGTACCGTCCACCCCCGCCAGCCCGTCGCTGCGGCTGACGTACACGGCGATCAGCTCCCCGCCCGCCCCCCGCGACGCGATCCGAGCGCCGCGGCGCAGCACGGTCTCCCCCTCCGGGCCGCCGGTGAGCGCGACCACCACGCGCTCACGGGTGGGCCAGGTGTCGAGGATGCCCTGGTCGGCGCGGTAGCGCTCCAGCGTCTCGTCCACCCGGTCCGCCAGCCACAGCAGGGCCAGCTCGCGCAGCGCCGACAGGTTGCCGGGCCGGAAATAACTGGCCAGCGCGGCGTCGACCTTGTCGGCCTTGTAGATGTTGCCGTGCGCCATCCGGCGGCGCAGCGACTCCGGCGACATGTCGACCAGCTCGATCTGGTCGGCCCCGCGGACCACCCCGTCGGGCACGGTCTCGCGCTGGCGGACCCCGGTGATCGCATGGACCGCGTCGTTGAGGGACTCCAGGTGCTGGATGTTGACCGTCGAGATGACGTCGATGCCCGCGTCGAGGAGCACGGCGATGTCCTCGTACCGGCGGCCCCGCGCCGACCCCGGCACGTTCGTGTAGGCGAGCTCGTCCACCAAAGCGATCTGTGAGTGTGGGACCTGGCTGGTCTGGGACTGGCTGGTCAGGATGGAGCTGGTCGTTCCGGCCCGGGCGTGACTCTCGAAGCAATTGGCCCGCCTCGGGCGGTGTCTTCCCGTTGAATTGTCCGCTCGGATCGGCGCGGCCGGCACCGTCCGGCCCACCTCGGTGACCTCATCAGGAGATTGCCCGGCCCGCGAGCCGTGGCTCATCACAGATTTGCCCCGATGTGACTTCTTCCCGGACCGGTACCGGCCGCTCGGCGACCGTGACCACGCCCCGTCTCGAGGAAGGAACAACGATCGCCATGGCCATCGTCGCGCATTCACATCCGTTCGTCATCGGCGTGGACACCCACGCCCGCAACCACGCCCTCTCGATCCTGGTCTGCCCGCAGGGCGAGCTGCTCGACGAGGGCCAGTTCCCGGCCACGACGGCCGGGCTTGCACGGGCTGTCGCGTTTGTCGCGCGCCGCACCGGCGGCGACGTGGCGGTCCTGTGGGTCATCGAGGGCACCGGCACTTACGGGGCGCGGCTGGCCCGCGTCGTGGCCGACGCCGGCTACGAGGTCGTCGAAGCGCCACGGATGAACGCGCGCGCCGACCGCGGCATCGGCAAATCCGACCCGCTGGACGCCCGCCGCATCGCCGCAGCAGCCCTCCCGTTGCAGGTCACAGCGCTGCGCCACCCGCGGGCCGACGACGGGGTCCGGGCGGCTGTCCGCGTCCTGCTCGCCGCCCGAGACCACATGAGCACCGAGCGCACCGCCACGATCAACGCTCTGACCGCGCTCTTACGCGTGGCCGACCTCGGGATCGACGCCCGACGCCCGCTGACCGGCGCCCAGATCACCACGGTCGCCGGCTGGCGCACGCGAGAGGAGCCCCTGGCAGTCTCCACTGCCCGCTGGGAAGCCGCCCGGCTGGCTAAGCGCGTCGCCGCGCTCGATGACGAGCTCAAGGACATCACCAAGCGGATCAGCGACCTCCTTCACCAGAGCCCCGCCAGCGTCCTGCTCGAACAGCCTGGCATCGGCCCCATCACCGCAGCCGTCGCCCTCACCGCGTGGTCCCACCTGGGACGCATCCGATCAGAGTCCGCCTTCGCCAGCCTCGCCGGCGTGAACCCGATCCCGGCCTCCTCCGGCAACACGGTCCGCCACCGCATCAACCGCGGCGGCGACCGGCGCCTGAACCGCGCGCTGCACATGGCCGTCGTCACCCGCATGCGCATGGACCCCCGCACCCGCGCCTACGTCGAACGCCGAAGCGCCGAAGGACGCACCCTCCGAGAGATCCGCCGAAGCCTCAAGCGCTACCTCGCCCGCGAGATCTACCGCCGCCTTAACGCCACCGCCCAGCTCGACCAGGCGGCTGCTTGACAAACATAGGAGATTCTGCGGGTTCCGGGCCAGGATGGCGTCCGTGTCCAGCTCGGTGAACTCCGCGCCGCGGTGGGTCAGGGCGCGCCGCGGCACCATCTCGAGGCCCTCCAGGGCCTTCGCGGTGTAGGCCCGCCCGTGCGTCTCCACGAACCCGACCACCACGTCCTGGCCGCGCTCGGCCCGCCGGCGACCCTCGCCGAGCATCGCCACGGTCTTGCCGACGCCCGGCGCGGCGCCGAGGTAGATCCGCAACGTCCCGCGCCTCACCCGAGGATTGTCACCCACCATGGGCCGCCCGCAGGGCGAGGTTGAGCTCGAGCACGTTGACGCGCGGCTGGCCGAGGAAGCCGAGGGTGCGCCCCGTCGTGTGGTCGGCCACGAGCCGCCGTACGTCGTCCGCCGGCACCCCCGTGGCCCGGGCCACGCGCGCGACCTGCCAGTTGGCGTAGTCGACCGAG from Austwickia sp. includes the following:
- a CDS encoding MaoC family dehydratase, which produces MTRLLDQAEFDATIADRRFEDYVPGGVYEYGEITLDEADIIDFGRRWDPQTFHVDPQAAAAGPFQGLIASGWQTCAAMMRLFAEHYLSHTASLGAPGVDELRWLRPVRPGDKLRLRVTVLDARSSRTQDDRGLVRTLAELRDPSGEPVFRCVVMNLVGRRTPVTV
- a CDS encoding HNH endonuclease produces the protein MVPDPALVALLDDDGLLDAMAAYERATAALAGMSARAAGFLASRRREQAMACLGPDASRTARDRELAEAESAVADEVRLATGLGVADAYGRLRLGLASPTRAGRVLTALTEGACTWAMARTWQQDTRECAAEVAAEIAAAVLAPTRDGSVLSYGTFRRRLARQLALRVPTRKLRDDDLSRRDAFATLTPHGTGELTASGSAERVTAAIERVEEIARAVRRMGDPRTLAQLRSDVMLDLVIFGDIPALGTPIPAGEVTVLGAPAGQPSTRYTPSTAPSQSSSSSVPSRSSAPPQSSPQSSPQSSPQSSPQSSQRSTGGRAGREDGAHATVSTERVRDDTADDPAPLPVPVSGAVPIPGEVRVPDWVAFLPGGLPPAVVRVVVSAASLLGADEEPGRLENGEYVPAEVVRDLAYGAGSVWRRLVTDPVTGEAIELSTASYGPPPRLREAVQVRDGTCRAPDSHVPARRCDLDHDVDHASGGATHAANLSAKSRRPHGHKTRGQWTTRQSADGTIVWTTGTGRQYTTYPMQYDPQAPGRPPGRPSSDHRNRSDAAIVASGEAPPVEHSETGRTAATRPAGRPRAHPTAATGRTVDERAAAPSDPGPPPF
- a CDS encoding GNAT family N-acetyltransferase, which translates into the protein MAARPDEEETRRSWMTAPPGRVVVAERSGEVLGTANMYANRPHQGDHVASGSLMVAARARGSGLGRALVRDLIAWAAGEGSAAIQFNAVVETNHTAVALYRCEGFRVLGTAPGAFRHPRDGRVGLHIMWRDLP
- a CDS encoding IS110 family transposase, with amino-acid sequence MAIVAHSHPFVIGVDTHARNHALSILVCPQGELLDEGQFPATTAGLARAVAFVARRTGGDVAVLWVIEGTGTYGARLARVVADAGYEVVEAPRMNARADRGIGKSDPLDARRIAAAALPLQVTALRHPRADDGVRAAVRVLLAARDHMSTERTATINALTALLRVADLGIDARRPLTGAQITTVAGWRTREEPLAVSTARWEAARLAKRVAALDDELKDITKRISDLLHQSPASVLLEQPGIGPITAAVALTAWSHLGRIRSESAFASLAGVNPIPASSGNTVRHRINRGGDRRLNRALHMAVVTRMRMDPRTRAYVERRSAEGRTLREIRRSLKRYLAREIYRRLNATAQLDQAAA